The genomic window tcgcgagtttgaagctcgtcacagtcatcccttcccagatcctactcggaataccgcaaacaaggtttagacttttcggatctcaagaatggccgccaataattctagcttataccacgaagactccgatctttcggaatggaggctaagagataaacgctcaatccaaggtagaacggaagcggttgtcagacacgcgttcatatgttgagaatagtgatgagtgtcacggatcatcatattcattatGTTGAGGtacaagcgaatatcttagaatatgaataagcttgaattgaataagaaaacaatagtactttgcattaattcatgaggaacagcagagctccacaccttagtctatggtgtgtagaaactctaccgttgaaaatacataagtgatgaaggtccaggcatggccgaatggccagccccctaaacataaGCTCcgaacataaaattattcaaagactaaccagagatctaaaataaatcactaaaagtaatttttatactaaactagtagctagggttacagaaaatgagtaattggtgaagaaatccacttctgggtccacttggtgtgtgcttgggttgagcattgagatttcatgtgtagagactctttttggagttaaacgttaggttgtagcttgtttctggcgtttaactctggtttgcaacctgtttctggcgttaaacttcagaatagggcaggaagttggcgtttgaacgccagtttgcgtcatcaaaactcggacaaagtatggactattatatattgctagaaagccctggatgtctactttccaaatcaattgagagcgcgacaattggatttctgtagctctagaaaattcatttcgagtgcagggaggtcagaatccaacagcatctgcagtccttcttctgccttcgaatcagatttttgctcaagtccctcaatttcagccagaaattacctgaaatcacagaaaaatacacaaactcatagtaaagtccagtaatgtgatttttatttaaaaactaataaaaatatactaaaaactaactaaatcatactaaaaactacttaaaaacaatgccaaaaagcgtataaattatccgcttatcagttGTTGTCACCAACGCCTTCATTATCTCAGGATGGCGTTGGTGAGCCCAAGTTAGCATTGCCAACGCTTTCAATGTCTCAGGATGGTGTTGATGCACCAAAGTTGGCGTTGCTAACTCCCTCTTCTTCATGCTTAGCATTGTTGAGCCAAGTTGGTGTTGCCAATGCCTTCAATGCCTCATGCCTGGCATTGTTGGCCAAAGGTGGAGTTGCCAACTCCATTTCAAAGGTAGCAACTCCAACTTCAAGTTGCCAACTCCAACACCCTATGTCCTACTCCAAGACTCTGCTTCTTCTttgcttcacctatcatcaatcacaATATTTTCATCAAAGCTTTGCCATTCCATGAATTATTATAAGACATTTCATTCATTTAAAAGCAATATAATCTTTTTAATACATTTTCCTTTGTCAATACTTATTGCATCTCATAACTTCTTGTATTTTCATGAAATAATCACAAtttcaactaatacttgatgaacTAATGTATGCAGAGACATTTCATAAATTCACTTGTTTATTGACTACAATTGTATAAAACTAAACTAGAAACTACTAAAATAATAAGTAAAAACTACTAATAATGCACATGCATCATGCAATTTCCTTTTTTATCTTGGATTCTAGCTtgcttccattgtaagtatttcttgaTTTTATCTTCATTTACTACACTTGTGCTACACTTTCTTATAGTAAAAGATATTTTATCAACATATACATATTTTTGTAATTGTGATTTCTAGTTGATGAACTTGATGATTTTTGGttattatatgtttgtttgagttactattgttgattttgatcatttattGCTCATAGTTTTAAGCATTTTTtctaattttgccatgttttatgattatgcccaccaagtgtttgtgaaaatgtcaatTTTGAAAATGAGGTAAATTTCCACTTCTTGACTTGGAAAGAATGAGCATATAGGATACTAGAGTTGTAATGttcaacatttagtgataattcttggataTTTAGTTATTCTTATTTCCACTAATGCTAGCTTTTTACTTAggcaattagtaagttagctaggatttgtggattaagaataactatgctcacttgacttactcttcgatgttaagggttgactaggtgagattaatccatcatagttatcatagttgtggttatgacaagtAAAGAATTTCCAAACTCACCCCAAGCCAAGGTTCCATTTATGCTTAGAGTCATATTTCACTCATTTTAAAAcattacttgtccatattacatGATAGTTCTTTAATTCATTTATTCGTTTATTAATTGCAAGTTtgattgttcttttatttcttaattatttGCTTCATTATTGAAAACCCCATTGATTTTGCAACCAAAATTGTATGCTCGGGGTCACTAGTTCCTTGGGAAGACGGCCCGGGATTCTACTAATGGAtaatttggtttgaattgtgacatcGTTACTCTAAACTTTGGTCGCAGGTCACCTTGTCGGTTGGGACTATACGTGCAACGTCGATCCCATTTCTTGAAGAGAATTCCTAACCGACGATCCAGGCCATACCAACCATCTTACCCTAGTTTTGAAAAGATGACAAGAAACAAACTTAGTTTTAAACTAgaaaaaatacccttttatagTACTTAAAGGAATTATTCTTGGCCATAAAATCTCAAATAAGGGTATAGAGGTAGCCAAGGCAAAGGTTAAGGTCATTGAAAAACTTCTTGTACCCACAAATGTAAAAGTTATTAGAAGCTTATTAGGAGATGTTGGGTTCTATAGAaagttcatcaaagatttttcaaaatttgCCAAACCATTAAGCAATTTGCTGGTGGTTGACACACCATTAATCTTTTATAATGATTGCAAGAATACCTTCGAGGTTTTTAAAGCCAAGCTAACTACAACACCAATAATCCACCCCCTGATTGGGAACTTCtatttgaacttatgtgtgatgcaagtgaccttgcaattggtgctgttcAGGGACAAAGAAAGGATAAGTTATACCATGTGATCTATTATGCAAGTAAGGTGTTGAATGAAGCTCAAAGAAACTACACTGCAAAAGAGAAAGAGTTGCTATCAGTAATTTATGCCTTTGATAAGTTTAGACCTTACTTGATTAGATCTAAAATAATTGTTTACACTGACCATACTGCCCTCAAGTATCTTATGTCAAAGCAGGATGCTAAGCCCAGACTCATTCGATAGGTATTACTTTTAAAGGAACTTGATATAGAGATAAGAGACAGGAAGGGAAGTGAAAATTAAGTGGTGGATCACTTATCAAGGCTCCCTCAAAAAATCAATCAAGACCACCCTTCATTTTCTGTGAATGAAAAGTTCCCTGATAAACACCTATTGATGATTCAATAAGCAccttggtttgtagacattgcaaactacaaggtaaGAAGAAGGATTCCACAAGAATACACAAAgcaacaagtaaaataaattctaaatgaTGCCAAATAATTCTTATGGCATGAGCCCTTCTTATTCAAAAGGTGTTTGGATTGAATGATTAGAAGATGTATAGCTGATGAAAAAATCAAGAAtattctatggcattgccatggatcaagCTATGGTACTGAGAGAACAGCTGCAAAAGTTCTTTAAAGTGGGTTCTACTGACCATCAATTTTCAAGAATGCTCGAGAATTTGTGAACAagtgcaatgaatgtcaaagagtcGGCAACTTAACAAAAAAAATGAGATGTCCCAAAAATATATCCTGGAGGTgaaattgtttgatgtgtggggatagatttcatgggtccatttctccCATCATATTCATACAAATACATACTTGTGGCAGTGGATTATATGTCAAAATGGGTAGAAACAATTGCCACTACCACTAATGATGCTAATGTAGTTCTCTAATTCTTGAGAAAGAACATTTTCACCGGGTTTGGAGTGCCCAAGAGCTTAATAAGTGATGTGGGTATGGTAACAAATAGAGAACTTAAGAGAActtaagagaatcttggagaagacAGTTGGAACTACTAGGAAGGACTGGGCACGGAAGCAAGATGTTGCATTGTGggcttatagaacagcattcaagacctcCATTGGAAGATCACCCAACCAACTGGTGTATGAAAAGGCATGCTATCTTCTTGTGGAACTCGAAAAAAAGGCATTTTGGGCTACTAAATTCCTTAATCTTGATGCTCAAGAAGTAGGGGAGAAGAGGTTATTGCAAATCAatgagatggaggaattcagattggaagcttatgagaatgcttgGATCTATAAGGAAAGGACCGAGAAATGGCATGACAAAAGAATTGCAAACAGAGTATTTGAGCCAGGGCAAAAGGTTCTCTTGTTCAACTCCAAGCTAAAGATATTCCCTGaaaagttgagatcaaaatgggttGGTTCCTACTTGGTGACTAGGGTCTCCCCACA from Arachis ipaensis cultivar K30076 chromosome B09, Araip1.1, whole genome shotgun sequence includes these protein-coding regions:
- the LOC107615697 gene encoding uncharacterized protein LOC107615697; translation: MENLRELKRILEKTVGTTRKDWARKQDVALWAYRTAFKTSIGRSPNQLVYEKACYLLVELEKKAFWATKFLNLDAQEVGEKRLLQINEMEEFRLEAYENAWIYKERTEKWHDKRIANRVFEPGQKVLLFNSKLKIFPEKLRSKWVGSYLVTRVSPHGYVEL